Proteins encoded together in one Gammaproteobacteria bacterium window:
- a CDS encoding SEC-C domain-containing protein translates to MPRANRKTGRNEPCPCGSGKKHKHCHGAISQAAPVRPTVEAVIEKSRLMLERVKAKEKQREQQQGFGRPIISAELNGTRFVAVGKKLQYSDKWKTVHDFLGAYITSVLDKEWGDSELAKPLEQRHPILVWYHHLCLLQQKYFKEPGKVNSGPMNGAAEAWYQLAYDLYSLEHNAELQKKLIQRIKDPEMFQGARYEAFVAGTMIRAGFHIEFEDEDDRRSSHVEFTATCKKSGRKYSVEAKRRNVKSDTERFRLGRLLQRALGKSANHPRVVFIGIDYLDTREAAGDGDMPKKLAKALADLRAFEGRSHNGQPLPPAYVFVTNRPHDLDLEGMNIRSAVMAEGFQIPGFKMDTAFASPRAAHQSRKEHADMHQLLESIKRHSEIPVTFDGTASELAFSGQANRLVIGEKYLVPDSKGVERPGKLTTATVSEEQSVAFLAHQLDNGESVIGTVRLSPEELAAYKRHPDTFFGIEIKAGRKAQTPLELFDFFMDGYRETPRERLLEFMANRPDFDELKKLSREELTEIYAEGCVYFAMQQSGQVPPN, encoded by the coding sequence AACCGAAAGACCGGCAGAAACGAACCGTGCCCCTGCGGGAGTGGGAAGAAGCACAAGCATTGCCACGGCGCGATATCCCAGGCCGCGCCGGTTCGCCCGACGGTTGAGGCGGTGATAGAGAAAAGCCGCTTGATGCTGGAGCGTGTGAAGGCCAAAGAAAAGCAGCGGGAGCAGCAGCAAGGATTCGGCAGGCCGATCATATCGGCCGAGCTGAACGGCACGCGGTTCGTGGCCGTCGGCAAGAAGCTCCAATATTCGGACAAGTGGAAAACCGTCCACGATTTCCTTGGCGCCTACATCACCTCGGTGCTGGACAAGGAATGGGGCGATTCCGAGCTGGCCAAGCCTTTGGAGCAACGCCACCCGATCCTAGTTTGGTATCACCACCTTTGCCTGTTGCAGCAAAAGTATTTCAAAGAGCCAGGGAAGGTGAATTCGGGTCCGATGAACGGCGCGGCAGAGGCTTGGTATCAACTGGCCTACGATCTCTACTCCCTCGAACACAACGCCGAGCTGCAAAAAAAGCTGATCCAGAGGATCAAGGATCCGGAGATGTTCCAGGGGGCCCGCTATGAGGCGTTCGTGGCGGGCACGATGATCCGTGCCGGCTTCCACATCGAGTTCGAGGATGAGGACGACAGGCGGTCATCGCACGTCGAGTTCACCGCCACATGCAAGAAGTCCGGCAGGAAGTATTCGGTGGAGGCTAAGCGGCGGAATGTGAAGAGCGACACCGAGCGCTTCCGCCTAGGGAGGCTGCTGCAAAGAGCTTTGGGGAAGTCGGCGAACCATCCCCGCGTGGTGTTCATCGGCATCGACTATTTGGACACCCGAGAAGCGGCAGGCGATGGGGACATGCCAAAGAAGCTTGCGAAGGCTCTGGCCGACCTGCGCGCCTTCGAGGGGCGAAGCCACAACGGCCAGCCGCTTCCGCCTGCATACGTGTTTGTCACCAACCGCCCGCATGACCTCGATCTGGAAGGGATGAACATCCGAAGCGCGGTGATGGCAGAGGGCTTCCAGATTCCTGGGTTCAAGATGGACACGGCATTTGCAAGCCCCCGGGCTGCCCACCAAAGCCGCAAGGAACATGCGGACATGCACCAGCTGTTGGAGTCGATCAAGCGGCATTCCGAGATACCCGTCACCTTCGACGGGACGGCCTCTGAGTTGGCGTTCTCAGGGCAGGCGAACCGGCTCGTCATAGGGGAGAAATACCTCGTTCCCGATTCGAAGGGAGTCGAGCGTCCGGGTAAGCTCACTACGGCCACGGTCAGCGAGGAGCAGTCGGTCGCGTTTCTGGCTCACCAACTGGACAACGGCGAGTCTGTGATCGGGACCGTCCGCCTGTCGCCGGAGGAACTGGCGGCCTACAAACGCCATCCGGACACCTTCTTCGGCATTGAGATCAAGGCCGGCCGCAAGGCCCAGACGCCCCTTGAGCTGTTTGACTTCTTCATGGACGGCTATCGGGAAACCCCGAGGGAGCGATTGCTTGAGTTCATGGCTAACCGTCCGGACTTCGATGAACTCAAAAAGCTCTCGAGGGAGGAGCTGACGGAAATCTACGCCGAGGGCTGCGTCTATTTCGCCATGCAGCAATCAGGGCAGGTTCCCCCCAACTAG